One stretch of Vulgatibacter sp. DNA includes these proteins:
- a CDS encoding copper oxidase — MRLLIAALLALFVASIPTDGGGAKRPRPPKGNGPGGIEPPTAPAPTCARTLRAQVVALDQVFTYNRFGAFNPVGMIYALRRDVVAMVSGTTPGPGNVQLRPGKRPRPLVLRMNAEDCLDVEFTNWLSPTVGGGDAPRTRSASFHVNGLAYRDAGADGAHVGRNTSSLAAPGETRTYRFHADREGVFFAHSMGATAGSEGDGGATALGLFAAVAVEPAGSVWYRSQVSAEDLRAATTGANEDGTPRIDYDARYPGSQLPVLRILDDALEIVHGDLNAIVTGYPAPIFDAPSAYDEGQFREFVILFHDELKAVQAFAELDLGPFHGVRDGFGINYGASGMGSILLSQRRKVGPAAGCAECKFEEFFLTSWANGDPALNVEPDALGRAGAALWPDDPSNVAHSYLGDPVRLRNLHAGPKETHVFHLHGHQWLHNPGSDLSTYLDSQTLGPGSAFSYDVNYGGSGNRNYTPGDAIFHCHLYPHFAQGMWGLWRNHDTFEAGTPDRWLPDGEIAAGTPTPAVVPMPRRAMPPLPTYAETTVTLPDGTKQQRPPMPGYPFYLAAEPGHRPPQPPLDIVRDGGLPRHRVAAVHEIAPGETLLDADEILAADLLELPQNGTSEERAAMDFHAGLHPGAERRTNRYGWPAASYPAFTPAGDPARFYVNGQPPRPGAPFADPCPPGAPMRTYRASYLQLDLVVNETGWHDPQGRLIVLDDDVDATLSGERPPEPFFFRANSGDCIQFAATNRMPAELEEDDFQVRTPTDTVGQHIHLVKFDLTASDGSANGWNYEDATFAAEEVIARIEAANVVGGIVGPGGRRILHPTRSSGLPDGAQTTVQRWWADPLLNAAGDDRTIRSVFTHDHLAPSSQQQHGFYAGLVIEPAGATWRDPETGATMGTRPDGGPTSYRADILVGGGGKESFREFNLAFADFAIVYDGHGDPVNPPTFRETRLPFAVEHAPVRAPEIISTGDPGTMLINYANEPIPLRIATRAGKDDWRLKPDAAGRMENVFRSDLHGDPFTPVLRGYEGDQVQINLIQGAQEEQHVFSVNGHRWAQEISDGDAGFVNAQPIGISEHFEFHLAGGLQQVKNLLGTADYLYQSTPTDDLWNGMWGILRAHGVKQPDLLPLPNNPPPSTQPNAVHPCPAGAPKRAYTVHAITAKGNLPGGRLVYNERFGLYDPDAILFARAEHLPGLRAGTRKPEPLILRANAGDCIAVKVVNELPASISKLPHWNYSPPITEHFNTNQVPISSHVSLHPQLVQYDVNQADGPTVGFNLQQDVQPGGVRTFEWYAGAYKLGGKGRERLEAVPLELGAINLRSMSDVVNHGVHGAFGALVVEPAGATWETDPGTDAQATVRYVDKEGYTRTFREFVLVLQDEVALHSDRPQFQCGDVRLNCGTALRNYGGADDAEDSGHKAFNYRTEPFWARLGIPPQATEGLGDLDLSGILSSAHGDPETPIFRAKAGDAVRFRILAPSGHPRQHAFTLHGHAWARFPWAATSAGGWMGDNLRSYVIGTQGGVSAMTAWNANLLGGAGGRWKVAIDYLYRDQASMQFGNGLWGLLRVEP, encoded by the coding sequence GTGCGCCTGCTGATCGCGGCGCTGCTCGCTCTCTTCGTCGCATCCATACCGACGGATGGCGGCGGAGCGAAGCGCCCCCGCCCACCGAAGGGGAATGGTCCCGGTGGGATCGAGCCACCGACGGCGCCGGCGCCGACCTGCGCGCGGACGCTGCGCGCGCAGGTCGTCGCCCTGGACCAGGTCTTCACCTACAACCGCTTCGGCGCCTTCAACCCGGTGGGCATGATCTACGCCCTCCGCCGGGACGTGGTGGCGATGGTTTCCGGCACCACGCCGGGCCCCGGCAACGTGCAGCTGCGTCCCGGCAAGCGGCCGCGGCCGCTCGTCCTGCGGATGAACGCCGAGGACTGCCTCGACGTGGAATTCACCAACTGGCTCTCCCCTACCGTCGGCGGTGGTGATGCACCTCGCACCCGCAGCGCCTCCTTCCACGTCAACGGCCTCGCCTACCGCGACGCAGGCGCCGACGGCGCGCACGTCGGCCGCAACACGAGCAGCCTCGCGGCGCCGGGCGAGACCCGCACCTACCGCTTCCACGCGGATCGGGAGGGCGTCTTCTTCGCCCACTCGATGGGCGCCACCGCAGGCAGCGAGGGCGACGGCGGCGCCACCGCCCTCGGCCTCTTCGCCGCTGTGGCGGTCGAGCCCGCAGGATCGGTCTGGTACCGCTCGCAGGTGAGCGCCGAGGACCTGCGCGCCGCCACCACCGGCGCCAACGAAGACGGCACGCCGCGCATCGACTACGACGCCCGCTACCCCGGCTCGCAGCTGCCGGTGCTGCGGATCCTCGACGACGCCCTCGAGATCGTCCACGGGGACCTCAACGCCATCGTCACGGGCTACCCGGCGCCGATCTTCGATGCCCCCTCCGCCTACGACGAGGGCCAGTTCCGCGAGTTCGTGATCCTCTTCCACGACGAGCTCAAGGCGGTGCAGGCCTTCGCCGAGCTCGACCTCGGCCCCTTCCACGGCGTGCGCGACGGCTTCGGGATCAACTACGGCGCCTCGGGGATGGGATCGATCCTCCTCTCGCAGCGCCGCAAGGTGGGCCCTGCCGCAGGCTGCGCGGAGTGCAAATTCGAGGAGTTCTTCCTGACCTCGTGGGCCAACGGCGATCCCGCCCTCAACGTGGAGCCCGACGCGCTGGGCAGGGCCGGCGCTGCGCTCTGGCCGGACGATCCCTCCAACGTCGCCCACTCCTATCTCGGCGACCCCGTCCGCCTCCGGAATCTGCACGCAGGGCCGAAGGAGACCCACGTCTTCCACCTCCACGGGCACCAATGGCTCCACAACCCGGGGAGCGACCTCTCCACCTATCTCGACTCCCAAACCCTCGGCCCCGGCAGCGCCTTCAGCTACGACGTGAACTACGGCGGCAGCGGCAACCGAAACTACACGCCGGGCGACGCGATCTTCCACTGCCACCTCTATCCCCACTTCGCCCAGGGGATGTGGGGCCTGTGGCGCAACCACGACACCTTCGAGGCGGGAACGCCGGACCGCTGGCTCCCCGACGGCGAGATCGCCGCCGGGACCCCGACGCCTGCGGTGGTGCCGATGCCCCGCAGGGCGATGCCGCCGCTGCCCACCTATGCCGAGACCACGGTGACGCTCCCCGACGGCACGAAGCAGCAGCGTCCGCCGATGCCCGGCTATCCCTTCTACCTGGCGGCGGAGCCGGGGCACCGGCCACCGCAGCCGCCCCTCGACATCGTCCGGGACGGCGGCTTGCCCAGGCACCGGGTCGCAGCGGTCCACGAGATCGCGCCGGGCGAGACGCTCCTCGACGCGGACGAGATCCTCGCTGCCGACCTGCTCGAGCTCCCGCAGAACGGCACCTCCGAGGAGCGGGCGGCGATGGATTTCCACGCGGGCCTCCACCCCGGCGCCGAGCGCAGGACCAACCGCTACGGCTGGCCTGCGGCTTCCTACCCCGCCTTCACGCCGGCTGGTGATCCGGCGCGATTCTACGTGAACGGGCAGCCGCCGCGGCCCGGCGCACCCTTCGCCGATCCCTGCCCGCCGGGAGCGCCGATGCGCACCTACCGGGCCAGCTACCTGCAGCTCGATCTCGTGGTGAACGAGACGGGCTGGCACGATCCGCAGGGCCGGCTCATCGTCCTCGACGATGACGTGGACGCGACCCTCAGCGGCGAACGGCCCCCGGAGCCCTTCTTCTTCCGGGCCAACTCCGGCGACTGCATCCAATTCGCTGCAACCAACCGGATGCCGGCGGAGCTGGAGGAGGACGATTTCCAGGTCCGCACGCCGACCGACACGGTCGGCCAGCACATCCATCTGGTGAAATTCGATCTCACCGCCTCCGACGGCTCCGCCAACGGCTGGAATTACGAAGACGCGACCTTCGCCGCGGAGGAGGTGATCGCGCGGATCGAAGCGGCGAACGTGGTGGGCGGGATCGTCGGGCCCGGCGGCAGGCGGATCCTCCATCCCACCAGGAGCAGCGGGCTGCCCGACGGCGCGCAGACCACCGTGCAGCGCTGGTGGGCCGATCCGCTCCTCAACGCCGCCGGCGACGACCGCACCATCCGCAGCGTCTTCACCCACGACCACCTCGCGCCCTCGTCCCAGCAGCAGCACGGCTTCTACGCGGGCCTCGTGATCGAGCCGGCTGGCGCCACCTGGCGCGATCCGGAGACGGGCGCCACCATGGGCACCAGGCCCGACGGCGGTCCCACCAGCTACCGCGCGGACATCCTCGTCGGCGGCGGCGGAAAGGAGAGCTTCCGGGAGTTCAACCTGGCGTTCGCCGACTTCGCCATCGTCTACGACGGCCACGGCGACCCGGTGAACCCGCCGACCTTCCGGGAGACGCGGCTCCCCTTCGCGGTGGAGCACGCGCCGGTTCGCGCCCCCGAGATCATCTCCACCGGCGATCCGGGCACCATGCTGATCAACTACGCGAACGAGCCGATTCCGCTGCGCATCGCCACGCGGGCGGGGAAGGACGATTGGCGCCTGAAGCCCGATGCGGCGGGGCGGATGGAGAACGTCTTCCGCTCCGACCTGCACGGCGATCCCTTCACCCCGGTGCTCCGCGGCTACGAGGGCGATCAGGTGCAGATCAACCTGATCCAGGGCGCGCAGGAGGAGCAGCACGTCTTCTCGGTCAACGGGCACCGCTGGGCACAGGAGATCTCGGACGGCGACGCGGGCTTCGTGAACGCCCAACCGATCGGGATCTCCGAGCACTTCGAGTTCCACCTGGCGGGCGGCCTGCAGCAGGTGAAGAACCTCCTCGGCACCGCCGACTACCTCTACCAGTCGACGCCCACCGACGATCTCTGGAACGGCATGTGGGGGATCCTCCGGGCCCACGGCGTGAAGCAGCCCGACCTCCTCCCGCTCCCCAACAACCCGCCGCCGTCCACGCAGCCGAACGCCGTGCACCCCTGCCCCGCAGGTGCGCCAAAGCGCGCGTACACGGTCCACGCGATCACGGCGAAGGGGAACCTGCCCGGCGGCAGGCTGGTCTACAACGAGCGCTTCGGCCTCTACGATCCCGACGCGATCCTCTTCGCCAGGGCCGAGCACCTGCCGGGCTTGCGCGCAGGGACCCGCAAGCCCGAGCCGCTGATCCTCCGGGCGAACGCTGGCGACTGCATCGCGGTGAAGGTGGTGAACGAGCTGCCGGCCTCGATCTCCAAGCTGCCCCATTGGAACTACAGCCCGCCGATCACCGAGCACTTCAACACCAACCAGGTGCCGATCTCGAGCCACGTCTCGCTCCACCCGCAGCTGGTGCAATACGACGTGAACCAGGCGGACGGACCGACGGTGGGCTTCAACCTGCAACAGGACGTGCAGCCGGGCGGCGTGCGCACCTTCGAGTGGTACGCGGGGGCGTACAAGCTCGGCGGCAAGGGCCGCGAGCGCCTCGAGGCGGTGCCCCTCGAGCTGGGCGCGATCAACCTGCGGAGCATGTCCGACGTGGTGAACCACGGCGTCCACGGCGCCTTCGGCGCCCTCGTCGTCGAGCCCGCAGGCGCCACCTGGGAGACCGATCCCGGCACCGACGCACAGGCCACCGTGCGCTACGTGGACAAGGAGGGCTACACCCGCACCTTCCGCGAGTTCGTCCTCGTCCTGCAGGACGAGGTGGCACTCCACAGCGACCGGCCGCAATTCCAATGCGGCGACGTGCGCCTCAACTGCGGCACCGCCCTGCGCAACTATGGCGGCGCCGACGACGCGGAGGACTCGGGGCACAAGGCGTTCAACTACCGGACCGAGCCCTTCTGGGCGCGGCTCGGGATCCCGCCGCAGGCGACGGAGGGTCTGGGCGACCTCGATCTCTCCGGCATCCTCTCCTCGGCCCACGGGGATCCCGAGACGCCGATCTTCCGGGCGAAGGCCGGCGACGCGGTCCGCTTCCGGATCCTCGCGCCTTCGGGGCACCCGCGGCAGCACGCCTTCACCCTCCACGGCCACGCCTGGGCGCGCTTTCCCTGGGCCGCCACCTCGGCGGGCGGCTGGATGGGCGACAACCTGCGCTCGTACGTGATCGGAACCCAGGGCGGCGTGAGCGCGATGACCGCCTGGAACGCCAACCTCCTCGGCGGCGCAGGCGGCAGGTGGAAGGTCGCGATCGACTACCTCTACCGCGACCAGGCGAGCATGCAATTCGGCAACGGCCTCTGGGGCCTGCTCCGGGTGGAACCATGA